A window from Chitinophaga filiformis encodes these proteins:
- a CDS encoding ABC transporter permease: MNLPFFIAKRIAFNRSSSFSKFIINIAIAATAISVAVMILAVALVNGFQEVIQQKIFSFWGHMHITEYQPNAGPLTEQFPFTMDSTTLAKLRQIKGINTINAYATKSAIIKAEKDLEGVIFKGVDRHYNWDHLQQFLQEGSVIHYNDSSYAPEVLISARLAKELQLKLHDPLIIYFIQAQGQPPRARKLTISGIYKTGIEEYDKTYVLGDIELIRKLNNWEPGSIGGYEIFTDDYRNLKEIGTAAFDVIPDQLFIRSIADIYPNIFAWLRLQNKNKLIILVIMSIVAAINMITAILILILERTNMVGILKALGLRNDRIEGIFMIQAAYIVITGIILGNILGIGLAILQQTTGLFKLPEESYYMSVAAISLNWLQVVLIDVGTLLLCVLVLILPSRIIRRITPVKAIQFK, translated from the coding sequence ATGAATTTGCCATTCTTCATTGCCAAGCGGATTGCCTTTAACCGGTCATCTTCCTTTTCAAAGTTCATTATCAATATTGCTATTGCAGCTACTGCGATAAGCGTAGCAGTGATGATACTGGCAGTGGCCCTGGTGAATGGCTTCCAGGAGGTCATCCAGCAGAAGATATTCAGTTTCTGGGGACATATGCACATTACCGAGTATCAGCCCAATGCCGGTCCGCTGACAGAACAATTTCCCTTCACAATGGACAGTACGACCCTGGCTAAGCTCAGGCAGATAAAAGGCATCAATACAATAAACGCTTATGCTACCAAATCTGCTATAATAAAAGCAGAAAAAGATCTGGAAGGCGTCATTTTCAAGGGAGTGGACCGCCATTACAACTGGGACCATCTGCAGCAATTCCTGCAGGAAGGCAGTGTTATTCACTACAATGACAGCAGCTATGCACCTGAAGTGCTGATCTCCGCCAGGCTCGCCAAGGAATTACAACTGAAACTGCATGATCCGCTGATCATTTACTTCATCCAGGCACAGGGCCAACCACCCAGGGCGCGTAAACTGACCATCAGCGGCATTTACAAAACAGGCATTGAGGAATATGACAAGACATATGTACTGGGCGATATTGAACTGATCCGCAAGCTGAATAACTGGGAACCCGGTAGTATAGGAGGATATGAGATCTTTACGGATGATTACCGCAACCTGAAAGAGATAGGTACCGCTGCTTTTGATGTAATTCCCGATCAGCTGTTCATCCGTTCCATTGCTGACATCTATCCTAACATCTTTGCCTGGCTGCGTTTACAGAATAAAAATAAGCTCATTATACTCGTGATCATGTCTATTGTAGCCGCTATCAACATGATCACGGCAATTCTCATCCTCATCCTGGAACGGACCAATATGGTCGGTATCCTGAAAGCGCTGGGTCTGCGGAATGACAGAATAGAGGGAATCTTCATGATACAGGCGGCCTATATCGTCATAACAGGGATTATCCTCGGAAATATCCTGGGTATTGGTTTAGCCATTTTGCAGCAAACTACCGGCCTCTTTAAATTGCCGGAAGAGTCTTACTATATGTCTGTCGCAGCTATTTCCCTGAATTGGCTGCAGGTGGTGCTGATTGATGTAGGCACCCTGCTGCTTTGCGTATTGGTATTGATACTGCCGTCCCGGATCATCCGGAGGATAACGCCGGTAAAGGCAATACAGTTTAAATAA
- the truB gene encoding tRNA pseudouridine(55) synthase TruB produces the protein MNQTAEKNIYEEGQVILINKPLKWTSFDIVRKIRNTTKAKTGHAGTLDPLATGLLICCTGKMTKKINEYQAQEKEYTGTFTIGAVTPTYDLESEPTDFKPLDGITEQLIHDTTRQFLGEQQQLPPIHSAIKQNGKPIYELARKGVEVKVEPRTVFIKEFEITKIEMPVIYFRVVCSTGTYIRSLANDFGAALGVGGYMSSLCRTRIGEFKLEDAWDIEQFIEEAKNVIKK, from the coding sequence ATGAATCAGACAGCAGAAAAAAACATTTACGAAGAAGGTCAGGTAATACTTATCAATAAACCCTTGAAATGGACCTCTTTCGATATTGTGAGAAAGATCAGGAACACCACAAAAGCGAAGACCGGTCATGCCGGTACCCTGGATCCGCTGGCAACCGGATTACTGATCTGCTGTACAGGTAAAATGACGAAAAAGATCAACGAATACCAGGCACAGGAGAAAGAATACACCGGCACTTTCACTATAGGCGCCGTTACACCTACCTACGATCTGGAATCTGAACCGACTGACTTCAAACCGCTGGATGGCATCACCGAACAGCTGATCCATGACACTACCCGCCAGTTCCTGGGCGAGCAGCAGCAGCTTCCTCCTATACATTCCGCCATCAAACAAAATGGTAAGCCTATTTATGAGCTGGCGCGCAAAGGCGTTGAAGTGAAAGTAGAGCCCCGCACAGTTTTCATTAAAGAATTTGAGATCACTAAAATAGAAATGCCTGTAATATACTTCCGCGTTGTTTGCAGCACAGGCACCTACATCCGTTCCCTGGCCAACGATTTCGGCGCCGCCCTCGGCGTAGGCGGCTACATGAGTAGTCTTTGCCGTACACGAATAGGAGAGTTTAAACTGGAAGATGCCTGGGATATCGAGCAGTTTATCGAGGAAGCGAAGAATGTTATTAAAAAATAA
- a CDS encoding shikimate dehydrogenase family protein yields the protein MKVYGLIGYPLSHSFSKGFFAEKFAREGIRDCMYESFPIPEIGELPALIAQYPDLQGLNVTIPYKQVVMPYLDEMSPAAAQIGAVNCIRFKNGRKTGYNTDAIGFRRSLEPLLKSYHNKALVLGTGGAAKAVQYVLENLNIPYKLVSRKASADSVSYEQLDASIMASHTLIINTTPLGMYPNVDAAPALPYELLTDKHLLYDLIYNPAVTAFLQQGADRGATIKNGHEMLILQAEASWEIWNND from the coding sequence ATGAAGGTGTACGGTCTTATCGGTTATCCGCTTAGTCACTCATTCTCGAAAGGATTTTTTGCCGAAAAATTTGCCCGTGAGGGCATCAGGGACTGCATGTATGAGAGCTTTCCCATACCAGAAATAGGCGAATTACCTGCATTGATAGCGCAATATCCTGATCTGCAGGGATTGAATGTCACCATCCCCTATAAACAGGTGGTGATGCCCTACCTGGATGAAATGAGTCCCGCTGCGGCACAGATAGGAGCCGTTAACTGCATCCGGTTCAAAAACGGCCGTAAGACGGGCTACAATACAGATGCTATCGGCTTCAGAAGATCCCTGGAACCCTTGCTGAAATCTTACCACAACAAGGCACTGGTGCTCGGTACTGGTGGGGCAGCTAAAGCAGTACAATATGTACTGGAAAATCTGAACATCCCTTATAAACTGGTTAGCCGGAAGGCTTCCGCTGATTCGGTCTCTTATGAACAGTTAGATGCTTCTATAATGGCATCTCATACGCTGATCATCAATACTACTCCGCTGGGTATGTATCCTAATGTCGATGCCGCTCCTGCATTGCCCTATGAGCTGTTAACTGACAAACATCTTTTGTACGATCTTATCTACAATCCTGCTGTCACCGCTTTCCTGCAACAGGGAGCTGACAGGGGAGCGACTATTAAGAACGGTCACGAAATGCTCATATTACAGGCAGAAGCAAGCTGGGAGATCTGGAACAATGATTAA
- a CDS encoding DUF5103 domain-containing protein — protein sequence MKIKSFFCIPVICLLAYVLPVAAQENTTSPDHVYYSNIRSVKLNQAGDQLSYPIITLNGDEKLELSFDDLDNDVKNYFYTFVLCNADWTRAQINQVEYLRGFSENRIQDYRFSSIALQKYTHYSVQLPNQNCYPTRSGNYLLKVYLDSDTDQLVLTRRMLVIGNKASVSGFIQQPVTPKIFRSHQKINFSVNTGGLNVINPFDQMKVVILQNYRWDNAIKFPRPLFIKGNVLEYNWEVDCVMPAGKEWRWIDLRSFRLQTERVKTTEYAKDHTDVYALPDFERGGKMYQYIKDINGLYYLATLDDYDPFFEGDYATVHFSFPVPEPYAGYNMYILGELTNYECNENSRMVFNPATRAYEGTLFLKQGFYNYVYALVDNTVVDSKPNTELTEGNWWEAENNYTILVYYRALGGRADELVTTTTLNSMLSRK from the coding sequence ATGAAGATAAAATCCTTCTTCTGTATACCGGTAATATGTTTACTGGCGTACGTTCTGCCGGTAGCTGCGCAGGAGAATACCACTAGTCCTGACCACGTTTACTACAGTAATATCCGGTCCGTAAAGCTGAACCAGGCAGGCGATCAGCTCAGCTATCCCATTATTACGCTCAATGGCGATGAAAAGTTGGAATTGAGCTTTGATGACCTGGACAATGACGTGAAGAACTACTTTTATACGTTCGTTTTGTGCAATGCAGACTGGACACGGGCTCAGATCAACCAGGTGGAATACCTGCGCGGTTTCTCCGAAAACAGGATACAGGATTACCGTTTTTCCAGTATTGCCCTGCAGAAATATACCCATTATTCAGTACAGCTGCCCAACCAGAACTGTTACCCTACCAGGTCGGGCAATTACCTGTTGAAGGTGTACCTCGACAGCGATACCGACCAGCTGGTACTGACCCGCCGCATGCTGGTAATAGGCAATAAGGCCAGTGTGAGTGGCTTTATCCAGCAACCTGTTACACCTAAGATATTCCGGTCACACCAGAAGATCAACTTTTCTGTTAATACAGGCGGACTGAATGTTATAAATCCTTTTGACCAGATGAAAGTAGTGATCCTGCAAAACTATCGTTGGGATAATGCTATCAAATTCCCACGTCCTTTATTCATTAAAGGCAATGTGCTGGAATACAACTGGGAGGTGGACTGTGTAATGCCGGCAGGTAAGGAATGGCGATGGATAGACCTCCGAAGTTTCCGGTTGCAGACGGAAAGAGTGAAAACAACGGAGTATGCAAAAGATCATACGGACGTCTATGCCCTTCCGGACTTTGAAAGAGGAGGGAAGATGTACCAGTACATCAAGGATATTAACGGATTGTACTATCTCGCCACGCTCGATGATTATGACCCTTTCTTTGAAGGGGATTATGCTACTGTACATTTCTCTTTCCCTGTACCTGAGCCCTATGCAGGCTATAACATGTATATTCTTGGGGAATTGACGAACTATGAGTGTAATGAAAATAGCAGGATGGTGTTTAATCCGGCTACCAGAGCGTATGAAGGCACATTATTCCTGAAACAGGGTTTTTATAACTACGTGTATGCATTAGTGGATAATACCGTTGTGGACAGTAAGCCCAATACGGAGCTGACAGAAGGAAACTGGTGGGAAGCGGAGAATAACTACACGATATTGGTTTATTATCGCGCATTAGGTGGAAGAGCGGATGAACTGGTTACTACCACTACACTGAACTCCATGTTGAGCCGTAAATAG
- a CDS encoding tetratricopeptide repeat protein: protein MNQDFPFLNDDFEELRDLLQQFENLKAGQSHSFLDEDSFELIIDYYDEHDELPNAMQAAEMAIEQFPYSSTLLLKKANLLIESKKYQDAMDLLEKAAILDSTDINLYILQTDVYLAMNQHEKAAAVLEEQIAVFEGEDKTELLLELADVYDDCEEFEKVFDCLRLTLEHDPNNEEALHKICFWTEFTGRNEESIRLHTNIINEHPYNQLAWFNLGTAYQGLKLYEKAIDAYQYAIVIDEKFDYAYRNMGDAYIRLRKYAEAIDVLKKHLEIAKPEDVIYEAIGHCYERQRKYTQARYYYRKASHLSPGDDKLYYKIGIAYMTEANWENAIKSIMSAIKINKNSAEYLIALGQCYLELDKNKEGLIHLLAAVRIRPSSITPWQEFIRGLYVSGFYEEALSQLEAATQKVGHKPVLQYYRAALMFATGKSKEGMLQLETALQVNAKHVKKLIELDPTLLQHPGIVELITRYKRTKKGK, encoded by the coding sequence ATGAATCAAGACTTTCCATTTTTAAACGACGATTTTGAGGAGTTAAGAGACTTGTTGCAGCAGTTTGAAAACCTGAAAGCTGGCCAGTCTCATTCCTTTCTCGACGAGGATTCTTTCGAACTGATCATAGACTACTATGATGAGCATGATGAACTTCCTAATGCCATGCAGGCTGCTGAAATGGCTATTGAACAGTTCCCTTATTCTTCTACGCTCTTACTAAAAAAGGCCAATTTACTCATAGAATCAAAGAAATACCAGGATGCAATGGATCTGCTCGAAAAGGCAGCCATACTGGATAGCACAGATATTAACCTTTATATCCTGCAGACTGATGTATATCTTGCCATGAACCAGCATGAAAAGGCTGCGGCCGTGCTGGAAGAGCAGATTGCCGTATTTGAAGGAGAGGATAAGACTGAATTATTGCTGGAACTGGCAGATGTATATGACGACTGTGAAGAATTTGAAAAGGTTTTCGACTGTTTGCGCCTTACGCTCGAACACGACCCCAATAATGAAGAGGCTTTACATAAGATCTGCTTCTGGACGGAATTTACCGGCCGGAATGAAGAAAGTATTCGCCTCCACACCAATATCATCAACGAGCACCCCTACAATCAGCTGGCCTGGTTTAATCTCGGTACTGCTTACCAGGGACTAAAATTATATGAAAAAGCCATTGACGCTTATCAGTACGCTATCGTAATCGATGAGAAATTCGACTATGCATACCGTAATATGGGCGATGCCTATATCAGGTTACGTAAATATGCCGAAGCAATTGACGTGCTGAAGAAGCACCTGGAAATTGCCAAACCGGAAGATGTTATTTATGAAGCCATCGGTCACTGCTACGAACGCCAGCGTAAATACACACAGGCCCGCTATTACTACCGTAAAGCATCCCACCTGAGCCCTGGCGATGATAAGCTCTACTATAAGATCGGTATAGCTTACATGACCGAAGCCAACTGGGAAAATGCTATCAAATCTATTATGAGCGCTATTAAGATCAATAAGAACAGCGCCGAATACCTGATAGCACTGGGCCAATGTTATCTGGAACTGGATAAGAACAAAGAGGGATTGATCCATCTGCTGGCAGCGGTACGTATCCGTCCTTCCAGCATAACACCCTGGCAGGAGTTTATCCGTGGTCTCTATGTTTCAGGCTTCTATGAAGAAGCCCTGTCACAGCTGGAGGCAGCAACACAGAAAGTAGGGCATAAGCCTGTCCTGCAATACTACCGGGCAGCTCTTATGTTTGCAACCGGTAAATCCAAAGAGGGTATGTTACAACTGGAAACAGCGCTTCAGGTCAATGCAAAACATGTGAAGAAACTGATAGAACTGGATCCGACATTGTTGCAACATCCCGGTATTGTAGAACTTATCACCAGGTATAAACGTACCAAAAAAGGGAAGTAA
- a CDS encoding TrmH family RNA methyltransferase, which produces MLSKAQIKYIQSLQHKKYRQKSGQFIAEGDKIVPELLQEGIPVQEVYATAAWISTHRSLLDRTPGVRVTEVEESVLKQLSALTTPNQALALLDIPGSAQVAPGSLKGTVSLALETIQDPGNLGTIIRIADWFGIRQIICSPDCVDAYNPKTIQATMGSIARVSVLESDIVTLLQQAGVPSYAATLHGTNITEFSKLKEGIILIGNESRGLSEAVIAASTYKITIPKLGGAESLNAGVAAGIICGRLLV; this is translated from the coding sequence ATGTTGTCGAAGGCGCAAATTAAGTATATTCAATCATTACAGCATAAAAAATACCGTCAAAAATCCGGCCAGTTCATTGCTGAAGGAGATAAGATCGTTCCGGAGCTGCTACAGGAAGGCATTCCCGTGCAGGAGGTGTATGCAACTGCTGCCTGGATAAGTACTCATAGATCTTTACTGGACCGTACACCCGGTGTAAGGGTCACGGAAGTAGAAGAAAGTGTCCTGAAGCAGCTGTCAGCGCTGACTACACCTAATCAGGCATTAGCCCTGCTGGATATCCCGGGATCTGCTCAGGTAGCGCCGGGATCTTTGAAAGGTACTGTATCCCTGGCACTGGAAACCATCCAGGACCCGGGTAATCTGGGTACGATCATTCGTATAGCCGACTGGTTCGGCATCCGTCAGATCATTTGCTCACCCGATTGTGTGGATGCCTACAATCCTAAAACCATCCAGGCCACGATGGGCAGCATTGCCCGTGTAAGCGTACTGGAAAGTGATATCGTTACGCTGCTGCAGCAGGCGGGTGTGCCTTCTTATGCCGCTACCCTGCACGGTACCAATATCACCGAATTCTCAAAACTGAAAGAAGGTATTATCCTCATCGGTAATGAGTCCCGCGGACTGAGTGAAGCGGTAATAGCCGCCAGCACCTATAAGATCACTATCCCAAAACTGGGTGGAGCGGAATCCCTGAATGCCGGCGTCGCGGCTGGTATCATCTGCGGACGATTGTTAGTGTAG
- a CDS encoding phosphosulfolactate synthase: MNFNLTQIPDRTKKPRTHGLTMVMDKGLSLEEAKNFLSVASPHVDILKLGFGTSFVTPNLRQKIELYQSANIPVYFGGTLFEAFLIRNQFDEFVNVIKDYGIKHIEVSDGSITIPHAEKCGYIEKLSKIAVVLSEVGSKDAEHIIPPYKWIELMNAELGAGATYVIAEARESGNVGIYRGSGEVREGLVQEILTKVPSEKIIWEAPQKAQQLYFLELIGCNVNLGNLAPHEVISLEAMRIGLRGDTFHLFLDKA, from the coding sequence ATGAATTTTAATCTGACACAAATTCCCGATCGGACAAAGAAACCTCGTACCCATGGTCTGACCATGGTGATGGATAAAGGGCTAAGTTTGGAAGAAGCTAAGAATTTTTTATCAGTAGCGTCTCCACATGTTGATATCCTAAAGCTGGGTTTCGGAACTTCGTTTGTAACGCCTAACCTGCGCCAGAAAATAGAATTATACCAGTCTGCCAATATTCCTGTGTATTTCGGCGGAACATTATTTGAAGCATTTCTTATCCGTAATCAGTTTGATGAGTTTGTGAATGTGATCAAAGATTATGGTATTAAACATATCGAAGTATCTGATGGCTCCATTACCATACCGCATGCTGAAAAATGCGGTTACATTGAGAAACTGTCGAAGATAGCTGTTGTGCTGAGTGAAGTCGGTTCCAAAGATGCGGAACATATCATTCCTCCCTATAAATGGATTGAACTGATGAATGCCGAGCTGGGCGCCGGCGCTACCTATGTCATCGCTGAAGCCCGTGAAAGTGGTAATGTGGGTATCTATCGTGGCTCCGGTGAAGTAAGGGAAGGTCTTGTACAGGAGATCCTGACCAAGGTGCCTTCTGAGAAGATCATCTGGGAAGCACCACAAAAAGCGCAGCAATTGTATTTCCTGGAATTGATCGGTTGTAATGTGAACCTGGGCAACCTGGCGCCACACGAAGTGATCTCCCTGGAAGCAATGCGTATCGGCCTCAGAGGAGATACTTTCCACCTCTTCCTGGATAAAGCATAA
- a CDS encoding BamA/TamA family outer membrane protein, translating into MQQRPHSSLFIYLNYIIILMTTLALAACSNTKYLQKNQLLYVDSDVDVKGEASSAEKQDIRASLTSKQLMLQQSNTLFMGTRFKVWLYNQKYNEKKSNWFWNLMLAPRNLEEPVIYDSTKTKESIKRMVSYLNNQGYFYATVDYEESIKRQKVNVTYKVNTGKNFVINKIRYEIPDTNLLKLVRENEKLALIKSGMSYKQEALGSERERLMRVIRNAGYYKFDRDAIEFEIDTLHKTLFRNLMNPFEGIVNVYNERKGEDRPKMDITIKIWNPEDSSLRYQQYTLDSIIAYPDYPVYGSTADSLFKTTQRRDLVIRYRQDILKPAVLYRSVLLKKDERFSQQRTNDAISRLYDLGAWQFVNLQYRESKDKPNTLNTYIFMTPKRRQEIGANFEVSTSSDYLVGSGVSLNYRHLNIGRSATQLNVSLNTGVELIRTQGNWMLQSQEIGGQVSLIFPRFITPFHIAQRNRSTVRTRLTAGVDYLTRSAKFYISNVNASFGYEWNQNLYKRWIVKPISLNYVGVNLNAGFRDSIVNKNPYLKRSFEPAFIGGENVTYIYSNNDVLHRNHYSYFRANVEESGAWLNGINSLWGSISGKGTDLESLTNMPIASFLKLEADYRHYWTLTNHTTLATRIYGGVGIPYGKSDVMPYIRQFTAGGPNSIRAWRLRTLGPGTFKDSSITASNFPDQTGDMKLEGNIEYRFDLLRLFNGSINLKGATFLDMGNIWMLKKDTIRPGGEFRLKNLYRDLAVGTGAGLRLDFSFFLIRLDWGVPVKVPYYKGNKSGWYLSQWQLGDAAWRRNNIIWNVAIGYPF; encoded by the coding sequence ATGCAGCAGCGGCCACATAGTTCCCTTTTCATTTATCTGAACTATATAATCATCCTGATGACCACACTGGCGCTGGCAGCATGTTCCAATACAAAATACCTCCAAAAGAATCAGCTGCTTTATGTGGACAGCGATGTGGATGTAAAAGGAGAAGCATCTTCCGCAGAAAAACAGGATATCCGCGCCTCCCTTACTTCCAAGCAACTCATGCTGCAACAGTCCAATACCTTGTTTATGGGCACCCGTTTCAAGGTATGGCTCTACAACCAGAAGTACAATGAAAAGAAATCCAACTGGTTCTGGAACCTGATGCTGGCGCCCCGCAACCTGGAAGAACCGGTGATCTACGATTCTACCAAAACCAAGGAATCAATCAAACGTATGGTCAGCTACCTGAATAACCAGGGCTATTTCTATGCGACCGTAGATTACGAGGAGTCCATCAAAAGGCAGAAAGTCAATGTCACCTACAAGGTGAATACTGGTAAGAACTTTGTGATCAACAAGATCCGCTATGAAATACCTGACACCAATCTGCTGAAGCTGGTCAGAGAGAATGAAAAACTGGCCCTGATCAAATCGGGCATGTCTTACAAGCAGGAAGCCCTGGGCAGTGAACGCGAAAGGCTCATGCGTGTGATACGCAATGCCGGCTATTATAAATTTGACCGCGATGCAATCGAATTTGAGATCGACACCCTACATAAAACCCTGTTCCGCAACCTCATGAACCCCTTCGAAGGGATCGTTAACGTGTACAACGAACGTAAAGGGGAAGACAGGCCTAAAATGGATATCACCATTAAGATCTGGAATCCGGAAGACTCATCCCTCCGCTATCAGCAGTATACACTGGACAGTATTATTGCCTATCCCGATTACCCGGTATATGGCAGTACTGCCGATTCCCTGTTCAAGACCACCCAGCGCCGGGACCTGGTCATCCGTTACCGTCAGGACATCCTGAAGCCGGCTGTGCTTTACAGGTCTGTATTGCTTAAAAAGGACGAACGGTTTTCCCAGCAGCGTACCAACGATGCCATCAGCCGCCTCTATGACCTGGGCGCCTGGCAGTTCGTCAACCTGCAATACCGGGAAAGCAAAGACAAACCAAATACACTGAACACTTACATCTTCATGACGCCGAAACGCCGTCAGGAGATAGGGGCCAACTTTGAGGTCAGCACGAGCTCTGATTACCTCGTTGGTAGCGGCGTCAGCCTGAACTACCGGCACCTCAATATCGGCCGTTCTGCCACCCAGCTGAACGTGAGCCTGAATACCGGCGTTGAGCTCATCCGCACTCAGGGCAACTGGATGCTGCAATCGCAGGAAATAGGCGGACAGGTCAGCCTGATCTTTCCCCGCTTTATTACTCCCTTCCATATTGCCCAGCGCAACCGGTCTACCGTACGTACCAGGCTGACAGCCGGGGTCGATTATCTCACCCGTTCTGCCAAGTTCTACATTTCCAACGTGAATGCGTCTTTCGGGTATGAGTGGAACCAGAACCTTTATAAACGCTGGATCGTCAAACCGATCTCCCTCAACTATGTAGGGGTAAACCTGAATGCAGGGTTCCGCGATAGCATCGTGAATAAGAACCCTTATCTGAAGAGAAGCTTTGAGCCGGCGTTTATCGGTGGCGAGAATGTCACTTACATCTACAGCAATAACGATGTCCTGCATCGCAATCACTATTCTTACTTCCGTGCGAATGTCGAAGAGTCCGGCGCGTGGCTGAATGGTATCAACAGCCTTTGGGGCAGTATTTCCGGAAAAGGTACCGATCTTGAAAGCCTGACCAATATGCCGATTGCCAGTTTTCTCAAATTAGAGGCTGATTACCGGCATTACTGGACCCTGACCAATCATACTACACTTGCCACCCGTATTTATGGCGGTGTCGGCATTCCTTACGGCAAATCAGACGTAATGCCATATATCCGCCAGTTCACGGCTGGTGGTCCAAATAGTATCCGTGCCTGGCGACTACGTACGCTGGGGCCGGGCACATTCAAGGATAGTTCCATTACTGCCAGCAACTTCCCGGATCAGACCGGTGATATGAAGCTTGAGGGTAATATCGAATATCGCTTTGACCTCCTGCGCCTGTTCAATGGTAGTATCAACCTCAAGGGTGCGACCTTCCTTGATATGGGTAACATCTGGATGCTGAAAAAGGATACTATTCGTCCGGGAGGTGAGTTCAGACTGAAAAACCTTTATCGTGATCTGGCGGTGGGTACGGGGGCTGGATTAAGGCTGGATTTTTCCTTCTTTTTGATCAGGCTGGATTGGGGTGTGCCGGTGAAAGTGCCTTATTATAAGGGGAATAAGAGTGGGTGGTATCTTAGTCAGTGGCAGTTGGGAGATGCGGCGTGGCGGCGGAATAATATCATCTGGAATGTGGCGATAGGCTATCCGTTTTAG
- a CDS encoding class I SAM-dependent methyltransferase — protein MSLIQHSNANVRYQQQVDNSINYVLPFIDAAMPVTPDLRIMEIGCGEGGVLIPFLEKGCHCVGVDLSDDKIALAHDYLKQYVDAGNMQLINKNIYDVDFLGEFKHSFDLIILKDAIEHIPDQAKIIGYLKNLLTPRGQVYFGFPPWYMPHGGHQQTCESKVLNMMPYIHLLPNPLYRGVLRAFGEPPNIIAELMEIKETGISIERFERIVKEQGYKITSKQFYLINPIYKYKFGLKPRLQSGLVAAIPFVRNFFTTCVYYMIKAQ, from the coding sequence ATGTCTTTAATACAACACAGCAACGCGAATGTCAGATATCAGCAACAGGTGGATAATTCCATTAACTATGTGCTGCCTTTTATAGATGCAGCCATGCCGGTAACACCGGATCTGCGGATAATGGAAATAGGCTGTGGTGAAGGAGGCGTATTGATACCTTTCCTGGAAAAGGGTTGTCATTGCGTGGGGGTAGACCTTTCAGATGATAAAATTGCGCTTGCGCATGATTACCTGAAACAATACGTAGACGCAGGTAACATGCAGCTCATTAACAAGAATATCTATGATGTTGATTTCCTGGGAGAGTTTAAACATTCCTTTGATCTCATCATTCTGAAAGATGCTATTGAACATATTCCAGATCAGGCGAAGATCATAGGTTATCTGAAAAACCTGCTGACTCCCCGCGGACAAGTATATTTTGGATTCCCACCCTGGTACATGCCACATGGCGGTCATCAGCAGACATGTGAAAGCAAAGTGCTGAATATGATGCCATATATCCATTTGCTGCCTAATCCGCTCTATAGAGGCGTTTTACGTGCTTTTGGAGAGCCGCCTAATATCATCGCAGAACTAATGGAGATCAAGGAAACAGGGATCTCTATTGAACGTTTTGAACGCATCGTGAAAGAACAGGGTTACAAGATCACCAGTAAACAATTCTACCTGATCAATCCTATCTATAAATATAAATTTGGATTGAAACCCCGCCTGCAATCGGGCCTTGTAGCTGCGATCCCTTTTGTGAGGAACTTTTTTACGACCTGTGTCTATTATATGATCAAGGCACAGTAA